In one Nicotiana tomentosiformis chromosome 6, ASM39032v3, whole genome shotgun sequence genomic region, the following are encoded:
- the LOC104104674 gene encoding EPIDERMAL PATTERNING FACTOR-like protein 4 isoform X1: MSVLRHHISSSLSFATIVLITLTFLLLSSALGLHPARNLTELTERVLLSTQQRLRGPGSSPPTCRSKCGRCSPCKPVRVSVQPGFTSTLEYYPEAWRCKCRNKLFMP, from the exons ATGAGCGTATTACGCCACCACATATCGTCTTCCCTCTCTTTTGCGACCATAGTACTGATCACTTTAACCTTTCTTTTACTTTCTTCAGCTCTCGGCTTACACCCTGCTCGTAATCTCA CAGAGTTGACTGAACGGGTACTCCTTAGTACACAGCAAAGACTGAGAGGACCGGGTTCGTCGCCACCCACGTGTAGATCCAAGTGCGGACGGTGTTCACCATGTAAACCGGTTCGAGTCTCCGTTCAACCTGGTTTTACCTCTACTTTAGAGTACTACCCTGAAGCTTGGAGGTGCAAGTGTCGCAACAAACTCTTCATGCCTTAA
- the LOC104104674 gene encoding EPIDERMAL PATTERNING FACTOR-like protein 4 isoform X2, which produces MSVLRHHISSSLSFATIVLITLTFLLLSSALGLHPARNLKLTERVLLSTQQRLRGPGSSPPTCRSKCGRCSPCKPVRVSVQPGFTSTLEYYPEAWRCKCRNKLFMP; this is translated from the exons ATGAGCGTATTACGCCACCACATATCGTCTTCCCTCTCTTTTGCGACCATAGTACTGATCACTTTAACCTTTCTTTTACTTTCTTCAGCTCTCGGCTTACACCCTGCTCGTAATCTCA AGTTGACTGAACGGGTACTCCTTAGTACACAGCAAAGACTGAGAGGACCGGGTTCGTCGCCACCCACGTGTAGATCCAAGTGCGGACGGTGTTCACCATGTAAACCGGTTCGAGTCTCCGTTCAACCTGGTTTTACCTCTACTTTAGAGTACTACCCTGAAGCTTGGAGGTGCAAGTGTCGCAACAAACTCTTCATGCCTTAA